A region from the Oncorhynchus keta strain PuntledgeMale-10-30-2019 chromosome 5, Oket_V2, whole genome shotgun sequence genome encodes:
- the LOC118380184 gene encoding sialic acid-binding Ig-like lectin 10 isoform X2 → MMMIMMLLYPLLLHVVSLQGAGSLQPGNLVTWYSNLVTWLPGYLVLQPSNLVTWYSNLVIILLMTTGCLGQDNGSVTYTPRRVCSLEGSSVTMPCSYTFPKGHKVTTAFWFKGQVPSAESLDLNLNPEYKGRVEYLGDSNQLCTLRITDLRESDSGTYSFLFGTDVNPGGWMGNPGVRLNVTGLHVDLTPDLALDGEWADLTCGSCFLSENPTYTWYRDKQPLNYTNKVRVMANYLELDPVSREDAGSYSCAVSGREDSPGPAVILVVGYFPKNTSVSVTVSPSGEIVEGRSVTLTCSSDAKSPVDKYTWYKKNEGRTGFSETGSGQSYIILNISNEDSGQYFCKAENQYGPLDSATVHLSIAGKPVFPWAPVVGVVAVLAAGALLVILYGTLKKRKTPRGRNFIGEAQMAPCGKPTHTAQSDDTYMTLNKRTMSPEYDTLANVRNTVG, encoded by the exons atgatgatgataatgatgcttttgtatcctcttcttcttcatgTTGTTTCTCTGCAGGGTGCTGGATCTCTCCAACCTGGTAACCTGGTTACCTGGTACTCCAACCTGGTAACCTGGTTACCTGGTTACCTGGTACTCCAACCTAGTAACCTGGTTACCTGGTACTCCAACCTGGTAATCATCCTGCTCATGACTACAG GGTGTCTGGGTCAGGACAACGGGAGTGTGACTTACACCCCCAGGAGAGTCTGCTCCTTAGAGGGCTCTTCTGTGACCATGCCCTGCTCTTACACATTTCCCAAGGGTCACAAAGTCACAACAGCTTTCTGGTTCAAAGGTCAAGTGCCTAGTGCTGAGTCTCTGGATCTGAATTTGAACCCTGAGTACAAAGGCCGTGTGGAGTATCTAGGGGACAGTAACCAACTCTGTACACTGAGAAtcacagacctgagagagagcGATTCAGGAACCTACAGCTTCCTGTTTGGGACTGACGTCAATCCTGGGGGATGGATGGGGAATCCAGGAGTCAGGTTAAATGTGACAG GGCTCCATGTTGATTTGACCCCTGACCTAGCTTTGGACGGCGAGTGGGCAGACCTTACCTGTGGCTCCTGCTTCTTGAGTGAAAATCCCACCTACACCTGGTACAGGGACAAACAGCCTTTGAACTACACCAACAAGGTCAGGGTTATGGCCAACTACCTGGAACTAGACCCGGTAAGCAGGGAAGATGCAGGCAGCTACTCCTGTGCGGTGAGCGGCAGAGAGGATTCCCCTGGTCCGGCAGTGATCCTTGTAGTGGGAT ACTTCCCAAAGAACACCTCAGTGTCAGTCACAGTCAGTCCCTCTGGTGAAATAGTGGAGGGCAGATCAGTGACTCTGACCTGCAGCAGTGATGCCAAGTCACCAGTGGACAAATACACCTGGTACAAGAAGAATGAAGGACGGACGGGGTTCTCAGAAACAGGATCAGGGCAGAGTTACATCATCCTTAACATCAGCAATGAGGACAGTGGGCAGTACTTCTGTAAGGCTGAGAATCAATACGGACCACTTGACTCTGCAACTGTGCATCTCAGTATAGCAG GTAAACCAGTGTTTCCCTGGGCTCCCGTTGTGGGGGTGGTGGCTGTGTTGGCAGCTGGAGCTCTGCTAGTCATCCTCTATGGCACACTGAAGAAGAG GAAAACCCCAAGAGGAAGGAACTTTATAGGGGAGGCACAGATGGCACCTTGTGGTAAACCGACACACACGGCGCAGTCTGATGACACGTACATGACTCTGAATAAAAGGACAATGTCTCCTGAGTATGACACTCTGGCT
- the LOC118380184 gene encoding hemicentin-1-like isoform X1 gives MMMIMMLLYPLLLHVVSLQGAGSLQPGNLVTWYSNLVTWLPGYLVLQPSNLVTWYSNLVIILLMTTGKLGCLGQDNGSVTYTPRRVCSLEGSSVTMPCSYTFPKGHKVTTAFWFKGQVPSAESLDLNLNPEYKGRVEYLGDSNQLCTLRITDLRESDSGTYSFLFGTDVNPGGWMGNPGVRLNVTGLHVDLTPDLALDGEWADLTCGSCFLSENPTYTWYRDKQPLNYTNKVRVMANYLELDPVSREDAGSYSCAVSGREDSPGPAVILVVGYFPKNTSVSVTVSPSGEIVEGRSVTLTCSSDAKSPVDKYTWYKKNEGRTGFSETGSGQSYIILNISNEDSGQYFCKAENQYGPLDSATVHLSIAGKPVFPWAPVVGVVAVLAAGALLVILYGTLKKRKTPRGRNFIGEAQMAPCGKPTHTAQSDDTYMTLNKRTMSPEYDTLANVRNTVG, from the exons atgatgatgataatgatgcttttgtatcctcttcttcttcatgTTGTTTCTCTGCAGGGTGCTGGATCTCTCCAACCTGGTAACCTGGTTACCTGGTACTCCAACCTGGTAACCTGGTTACCTGGTTACCTGGTACTCCAACCTAGTAACCTGGTTACCTGGTACTCCAACCTGGTAATCATCCTGCTCATGACTACAGGTAAACTGG GGTGTCTGGGTCAGGACAACGGGAGTGTGACTTACACCCCCAGGAGAGTCTGCTCCTTAGAGGGCTCTTCTGTGACCATGCCCTGCTCTTACACATTTCCCAAGGGTCACAAAGTCACAACAGCTTTCTGGTTCAAAGGTCAAGTGCCTAGTGCTGAGTCTCTGGATCTGAATTTGAACCCTGAGTACAAAGGCCGTGTGGAGTATCTAGGGGACAGTAACCAACTCTGTACACTGAGAAtcacagacctgagagagagcGATTCAGGAACCTACAGCTTCCTGTTTGGGACTGACGTCAATCCTGGGGGATGGATGGGGAATCCAGGAGTCAGGTTAAATGTGACAG GGCTCCATGTTGATTTGACCCCTGACCTAGCTTTGGACGGCGAGTGGGCAGACCTTACCTGTGGCTCCTGCTTCTTGAGTGAAAATCCCACCTACACCTGGTACAGGGACAAACAGCCTTTGAACTACACCAACAAGGTCAGGGTTATGGCCAACTACCTGGAACTAGACCCGGTAAGCAGGGAAGATGCAGGCAGCTACTCCTGTGCGGTGAGCGGCAGAGAGGATTCCCCTGGTCCGGCAGTGATCCTTGTAGTGGGAT ACTTCCCAAAGAACACCTCAGTGTCAGTCACAGTCAGTCCCTCTGGTGAAATAGTGGAGGGCAGATCAGTGACTCTGACCTGCAGCAGTGATGCCAAGTCACCAGTGGACAAATACACCTGGTACAAGAAGAATGAAGGACGGACGGGGTTCTCAGAAACAGGATCAGGGCAGAGTTACATCATCCTTAACATCAGCAATGAGGACAGTGGGCAGTACTTCTGTAAGGCTGAGAATCAATACGGACCACTTGACTCTGCAACTGTGCATCTCAGTATAGCAG GTAAACCAGTGTTTCCCTGGGCTCCCGTTGTGGGGGTGGTGGCTGTGTTGGCAGCTGGAGCTCTGCTAGTCATCCTCTATGGCACACTGAAGAAGAG GAAAACCCCAAGAGGAAGGAACTTTATAGGGGAGGCACAGATGGCACCTTGTGGTAAACCGACACACACGGCGCAGTCTGATGACACGTACATGACTCTGAATAAAAGGACAATGTCTCCTGAGTATGACACTCTGGCT